A portion of the Oryzias melastigma strain HK-1 linkage group LG1, ASM292280v2, whole genome shotgun sequence genome contains these proteins:
- the LOC112137480 gene encoding prostaglandin E2 receptor EP1 subtype, which produces MSALSLLSPSALLPGLGNSSVEGGGTSHQGNCSSVETSIEGKVLVILSMTLGIISNTVALFILVNAYSTQRRRSKATFLLFATSLVVTDFVGHVVLGALVLRLYFPGNVGPGHFDSSDGTCQFMGGCMVFFGLCPLFMGCAMAAERCLGVTRPLLHSSIVTKTRSKVCLSLIWLAALGVALLPRLQLGSYTYQYPGTWCFINVLHDTSQVDLAFVALFSGLGLTALSAALLCNTVSGLTLVLARLRRQPGSHHSARSHDVEMVVQLVGVMVTSCICWCPLLIIGLTSVIDSYKGSVGDQLCSYKSWMVIGVRMATWNQILDPWVYILLRRTVLRKIYLIAKCQAGLRGSMAGRWENSSLPSLDMNEVNKV; this is translated from the exons ATGTCCGCTCTGAGCCTCCTCAGCCCGTCTGCGCTGCTGCCTGGCCTGGGGAATAGCAGTGTGGAGGGCGGCGGGACGTCCCATCAGGGAAACTGTTCCTCGGTGGAGACGAGCATCGAGGGGAAAGTCCTCGTCATTCTGTCCATGACGCTGGGCATCATCTCCAACACTGTGGCTCTTTTCATTCTGGTCAATGCCTACTCGACCCAGCGCCGGCGCTCCAAAGCCACATTCCTGCTGTTTGCCACTTCACTGGTGGTGACAGATTTTGTTGGACATGTGGTTCTCGGCGCCCTGGTTCTGCGGCTGTACTTCCCAGGAAACGTGGGGCCCGGGCACTTTGACTCCTCTGATGGCACGTGTCAGTTCATGGGGGGTTGCATGGTGTTCTTTGGGCTGTGCCCCCTCTTCATGGGCTGTGCCATGGCTGCAGAGAGATGCCTGGGCGTTACCAGACCGCTGCTGCACTCGTCGATAGTTACCAAGACTCGCTCAAAGGTTTGTCTGTCGCTCATCTGGCTGGCGGCGCTGGGCGTGGCCCTGCTGCCCCGCCTCCAGCTGGGCTCCTACACCTATCAGTACCCGGGGACCTGGTGTTTCATCAACGTGCTCCACGACACCAGCCAGGTGGACTTGGCGTTTGTGGCGCTCTTCTCGGGGCTGGGCTTGACTGCTCTGAGTGCGGCTCTGCTGTGCAACACGGTCAGCGGACTGACGCTGGTTCTGGCCCGGCTCCGGAGGCAGCCCGGCTCCCATCACTCAGCCCGCTCGCATGACGTAGAGATGGTGGTGCAGCTTGTTGGGGTCATGGTCACCTCCTGTATCTGCTGGTGCCCCCTGCTG ATCATTGGCCTGACCTCTGTCATCGACTCCTACAAAGGAAGCGTTGGGGATCAGCTGTGCAGCTACAAAAGCTGGATGGTGATCGGAGTGAGGATGGCCACATGGAACCAGATCCTCGACCCCTGGGTCTACATCCTGCTGCGCCGCACCGTCCTACGCAAAATCTACCTCATCGCCAAGTGCCAGGCGGGGCTGAGGGGCTCGATGGCGGGCCGCTGGGAGAACAGCTCTTTACCCAGCTTGGACATGAATGAAGTCAACAAAGTCTGA